ATTAACCATAAAGGATACATTCATGAACATTGAAGACCTCACACACTGCAGAACAAATAGAGAtcatatcaatatatatatatatcagaCGACCTTTATAtacaaaaaatttaatatatttatgcATGTTTTGGAGAGAGATTTTATTTACCATTCCCCATAGAAAAAAAGGTGTTCCTCCAACAGCGTAGAGAAGGACTCCAAGAGCAATAGGATGAAGTAAGTATGTATCACGAATAAATCTATAAAATGCATCATTCTCCATATCAGCAACATTATTTGGACTTCCATATTTCGTAACCAAGGAAAAGGCACCTCTTTCTTTATCTTTATAATCAATAAAGTACTCTGGACAGACTTTATTTGTTAAAGTAATGATATCAATGGTCCACATGACATAACTAAACCAAAATCCTTGAACAGGACTATGTGGATCTCTTTCGGTATCTGTATATTGATGATGATATCTATGTGTGCTCACCCAATCAATTGGATCACCCtacaattagaaaaaaaaatatatgtttaaagTAAACTTAAGTAAAAAGAACCCAACAACATGATACGAAacttatttcaattttttagatTATAGATTTCAATTATGGAATACAAGATTCGAGAAAATAACATTAAGATATATTATAGTTGACAAAAAAATGTATAAGATatataatacttttttttttttttgtacttttagttttactttattttggttcttgtattttgaaaatattaatttgttGGTTTTTATACTTCCAAAAAGTGGTGTCCACCAAGCGAAGATACTTAAAATAAACATAAAGGTGCTAAAAGGGTGTTGGAGATGCTATGGTGCACCTACTGACCCAACTCGTATCCTTTTCGAAAAAAATACTTTCAAAAAGTGATCATATTTAGTCCTTTGGAGGTTCACTTTTTAAAAAACCATCAAggaataaaataaacaaaagtcGAAAGAATTAGGCTAAAAGATCAATGAAGATTATTAAAGTACTAGAGCGAAAAGAACCAAAGCGCTAGAATTATAGGGataaaaatagtatttaaaCCCTATATAGTTTTGATATTTCTAACATGCTTGAGAAAGGTTTCCCCACTCTCTTCATCTTCTCTCCAATAAAGGATTTTCTACCTCATTTAGGATAGGTCCCTTCGAAGTAAATGAACATATACTAATCTCAATGTTAAATAATCTAAACAATTCtaatttttaattcaaaataaaaatagatttaAACAAAATAGCAAGACAAGCAATAGTTCAAAAAAGTCAAACCTGAACTGCGTGAACTCCGCAATATGCAAATACGTATTCAAGCCATTTtggaagtttgaaacttttatgGGAAAGATTTCTATGATAAGAAATACTTATTCCAAAGAGACCCGTaagaatatataatataaacgCAACCCAAAATGCACTCCAATTGAAATAAAAGGGTGCAAAAATACATGGGATATGAAAAGATAGAATGAGAGATGCTGTAAATATGTCTCTCTTGGCCCATTTTCTCCTCCCAAATGGCATTGGACGAACCTTCCCCATTTCCTTTGATTCTTCTTTTAATGTATCCATTAGGAGAGCACCTTGATATCTAGCTCAACCCCAATCACTCATCTCTTACTTCTAACATCTATATATTTATAGTGCTTTCTTAGTACCAACCAACCTAATAATTATTTTACATGTATGtgagtgtatatatatattatagaacAATTGTTTTCCACGTTGGGAGTAAATAAATACAATTCTAGTCAACTCATTACACATCATCCATTCCATGTGTAATTATTATCCTAGAATGTCTAGTTGGTATACATCTTTATATATAAGTTTAATTAACCAACAAATCATCCATATGGTATTGGAGACTATGCTTTCTAACAAAAAAGATATAGGAGATTGATTATAGTTTAATAAATGGGTTgtggaaaaataatttaaaacttgttttccagaataaaaggaaaattttggAATTAATATAAGAATAGGAAGATTGGAAGTATAAATTTATTAGTGATTAAAACCACGcaattaagttatttcggtttGACTTGTTAAAAGATTCCTAGATAATATAGTAATGACGATGATATATATGCACTTTaaatcaaacatttttttattacCATGAGGCAACATTTTCTAACtccaaatattaatttaatctgaataaattacaaagaagtttaaatttatgtataAGTTCAAATGAACAAGATTAAATTTATGTATAGGTCTAATATTGATTTGACGTTGCGAGAGTATATAGTTTTATCATAGAATATTAGACTATATACGTAAATTTAATCTTGTTCATTTAAACTAATTTTTGAATTATAAAAAACCAATTTTGATtagaaaagtaaaataaaatctgaatttgaaatcaaatccacataaaattttgataagaaaattaaaaatttgatataaagaaaatatatacaggtgtaattatatatttaggtttttaaatatatttatttctatttttaaataaaatcgaATATTAGAGAGacccaaattttaaataaaaaagattcaTGGAAATGATATCAAATACTCAAAGTCCATGTGAATGATATCAAATGCATTCAAAATTTACATGTGACGTATATTCTTTTAATGATATCAAAAACTACATATTTGATTTAGACGTGAAATCTAAATTTAAATGTGAATAGTCTACTACCAATCTTAGATTGGTAGGATATTTCTGCTCTTTCTAGATTTAAATCATTGCTTTTTATTAACTATTGTGTCAGTTCTATTGCTATTAGTCtaaattctttttaattttcttgtcTTGTTTGGTTTGCTTCTAGCCCTTTGACTGTTATTTTTGTTGGGCCTCGTCCTTGCTTCTCATGTATCTCTTTCTTATATTAGTGAAGCGGAAATTATGAGAGTGCTA
This region of Cucumis melo cultivar AY chromosome 7, USDA_Cmelo_AY_1.0, whole genome shotgun sequence genomic DNA includes:
- the LOC107990276 gene encoding palmitoyl-monogalactosyldiacylglycerol delta-7 desaturase, chloroplastic-like, with protein sequence MGKVRPMPFGRRKWAKRDIFTASLILSFHIPCIFAPFYFNWSAFWVAFILYILTGLFGISISYHRNLSHKSFKLPKWLEYVFAYCGVHAVQGDPIDWVSTHRYHHQYTDTERDPHSPVQGFWFSYVMWTIDIITLTNKVCPDPNNVADMENDAFYRFIRDTYLLHPIALGVLLYAVGGTPFFLWGMCVRSSMFMNVSFMVNSICHSWGKKQWNTNDSTRNNWWISLLSFGESWHNNHHAFEYSARVGIEWWEVDIGWYVILFLQAIGLATDVKQPSQAHKQRLSMDKPNESCQE